ATCTTAGCGGCAGACGCCAGGAAACGTGTACCTTTGTTCAAGTATTTTAAACCTTTACTACCAAGGTATATTTCGGGTTTGAGGTCATTTATTTCGCCGCCGAGCTTGCATTTATAAGGAGACACGTCAAAAGAAGACATAGGGACAATGCCCGATTTTCCCGCAATAAGATTATTCCAGAATGCCTCTTTACCGCATCCAAGAGGTGATACAACACCAAAACCGGTAATAACGACTCTTTTTTTCATACGTTTTTGTTATACTTTATCCACAAAAGCTCAAAAACATGAAGGGAATGATATGTTCGCTTCGCACTTCGTACACTCAGGACAGGCTTAACTCATCCTACTAAATATTGTCGTAGCATTATTACCACCGAAGGCAAAGGAATTATTTAATACGTGATCCACTTTTAACTCACGTGCCGCATTGGGTGCATAATCGAGATCGCATTCCGGGTCTGGTGTTTCATAATTAATAGTCGGAGGCACTATTCCATGCCTCAGTACCAGACAGCAAACAACCGATTCTACGGCACTCGCAGCGCCCATGAGATGACCAATCATAGATTTGGTGGAACTGCAGGGAATCTTATATGCGCCCTCGTTAAATACACGTTTTATAGCAATAGTTTCCGTCTTATCGTTATGGGGTGTACCCGTGCCATGGGCATTGATATAACCAATTTGTGCAGGAGAAAGCCTTGCCATCTTTAACGCATCACTCATGCATTTTACCGCTCCATCTCCTTCAGGATGGGGTGCCGTCATGTGAAATCCATCACAGCTCAAGCCATAACCAGCCATTTCCGCAATAATCGTCGCCCCGCGTTTTTTGGCAAACTCGTAACGCTCCATAATCAGTATCCCGGCCCCTTCCCCAATCATGAGCCCCTGACGATTTTTATCGAAAGGCTGACAGCGATCAGGAGCTAGGGCTTTGAGGTTATGAAAGTGGGTAAATTCCGTTTGAGGAATCATGTCACCGCCGCCAACCATTACCACATCCACCTTATTGTCCACAAGGAGGTCATACGCCCATGCAATGGCGTGATTGCCCGATGAGCAGGCATTCAGCGAAATCATGGCCGGACCTTCAAAATCAAAATAGTGAGCGAGAACATTGGTAATCGAATTAGGCGGGTAAACTGCGGCAACGGTTTTATCAAAACCATTGTCTTTTTTCGAGGTATCTAACCGCAGGAGCCTTTCAAATGGCGTTAATTCGGCTGCCAACGTTCCGATGGCAATACCAAACCGCTCCCGATCGGATTTCTTGTCATGTAACAAACCACTTTCCTGGAGTGCCTCTCTGGCTGCGTAGTAGACGTATTTATGGATAGTGTTTTCCTTGATCTGATTCTCTAATGCAACATCTAAGTGAAAATCCTTTACCTCACAGGAACGATGCACCTTGTATTTAGAGGTATCAAAGGACTTCATCTCATTGGCCCCGTTTCTGCCCTGGATAAACGATTCCCAGCTTTGCTTTACGCCAGTCCCGACGGGTGTAACTAATCCTAACCCTGTAATTACAACCTTTGCCATAGTGTTCAATCTTTAAATAATAGAGGTCAACTATTCACTCACATAATGCGAATAAGTTGACCTATAATAATTAATAAGTACGACAGCCCTTATGTTTTGCTCTGAAATACTATTGATAAGAGAATTATTCAGAACTCAGGGTGATACCTCAATCGGTGTCAAATCCGCCTTTTTCCCAGCTCTTTTCGATTGATTATATCGTTTTAATGCCTCTTCATAGAACCCAGATGTCTGCAATTCTTTTAGATTTTGGATCAGATGCTGATAAACGGACTGCCAATCCAAATTTACCCTGAATGCAAACATGGCGGCATTCATATTATCCTTTAATATCTCTTTTGCATTCTGAAATCTCTGCCGCAATACCTCCGTGGCGTAAATCCTGTCATACAAATATTGAAAGCCATCAATAAGTTCCTGAAGAGACATGTTTTTGAGGATATACGTGAGGTGGTGAGATGTATAATATTTCCAGTCCTCCGGAAAGTTTGTCCTGAAAAGTCTTCCCTCTCCGTTCAACCTGTGATAAAGCGGCGTATTAATAAATGGACACAAAATGCCGCAGGTCATAATATCAACATGGGAATCCAGAACAAAATCGGCAACCTGCTTAAAGGTTTCCGGGGTATCGGCATCATTTCCAAAGACCATTGTCCCCCACACGGCAAGGCCGTGTTTGCGGATATTAGCGATGGCCTCAAAATAATTCTCAATAGAGATGCGCAAATTTACATTCTTGTTCATCGTTTTCAAGGCTTCTTCGTTGATGGATTCAATCCCAATTAATACCCCAACACATCCACTTTTCATCATGTATTCAAGGGTTTCGTCGTCTTTATAAATATTAAGGGAGGTAAAACCAAACCAGTTCTGGTAAATACCCCTTTCCACCATACCCTTAAAAAGGTCCCGGACACGCTCGTTGGACTTTTTGCTGTGCCCGTAAAAGTTTTCGTCCGTCAGGATCAAACCGCGATATTGTCCCTTAATGGATTCGAACTCATCAAGGACATCCTCGATGGGTCTTTCACGATATTTCCTTCCCTGAAACTGAGGGACAGAACAAAACTCACAGCTAAAGGGGCATCCTGCTGTCGTTATGATACCTGAATATCGGTATTTATACTTATCCTTCAAATACTTTCTATCCGGACGCAATCCCTGATATAACTCCATGGGTGTCAGAACACCATCGTATCTTTTTTGGAGACGGCCTTTTTCAAAATCACCAATGATCTTTTCCCATGTGGTTACAGCTTCCCTGGTCACAACACAATCCACATATTTTGCCGCCTCTTCCGGGTAACTTGTTGCGTGAATACCGCCCATAATCACCGGAATACCCCGCTTTTTACAAGCAGTAGCTATTTGATATGCACGATGGGCCTGATAACTCACCGAAGTAATGCCAACCAGGTCAGCCCCCCCAAAAGTAATCTCCCCTGTATTTTCATCAATCGCAAGCTCCTGAGTTTCATCGATGATATCGACTTGCCAGTGTTTTGGTGTTATTACCTTCAGATAGCCGAGATTCACCGGCATTTGGTTTAATACAGAAACATTTTCCTCACCAACATTTCCAATTGGATGTGGATTGATTAATACAAGTCTTTTCATGGACATTCCTCGTTTAGATGCAGAAAACACAGAAAAATCAAATTCTTTTGTCTACGATATTTTCTGGTCGGAGTCAGTCACCAGACAAAACTTCTGGCATTGCCTTTGGTACTAACAAAACCTGGGCAATAGCGTAATCCTGACAGTGGGATAATGATACAGCTATAGTGTTGATCCGTTTCTTGTCTGCCAATTCTTTTACACTGCCATAAAGATTCAAATAGGGTCTGCCCATTTCGTCATTTAAGAGCTCAATATCCGTCCATTTCATTTTACCGACCCAACCAGTTCCCAGAGCCTTGAACATTGCCTCTTTCGAGGCGAAACGAGCTGCAAAATGTTGATATTTATTCTTCTTTTGTTTGCAGTACTCTACCTCTTTTTCGGTGTAAATCCTCTTTAAAAAATCCTCATTAGCAGAAAACAACTTCTCAATACGTCTTATTTCTATAATATCAATACCAACATACATAGCTATATCCAGTTATATTTACATTTATTGTAACTGCTTATAAAGCAAGTATCTGTCGCTACGTAGGAGGCATTGTACAAGTTTGTAAATTCAATGTCAATGACAATTTCCCCTATTGATTTTACCTATGATAAGCAGGAAGGAAGGAACAAATTTGAACCGAAGGAATGTATCCGGATTGCCTGTTTTTTAAATATCATAAGACGCAAAATCTTGTTTAACAAATCTTGATTTTTACACCCAGGAATTCCTGCACGTATCTTTTGCCAATATCTGCTACCATGTCATAGTCTGATTTTTTAAAACATAACTGACATTCAACATAATTATCGTTTTGCCGCAAACTAGGCAAGACACCGCTTTCGCCTACACGTACTCCCATTTCAGGAGATTGCTCAATAACCTGAAAGTTACTTGTAAATATTTTAAATTTCTTTACATTACCACAATTGGGGCATACAAAAAATGTGTTTGTTGACATAGACAGGTTCCTTTCGCAATACAATAGCAAATTTACAACAATACCATTCTAGAAAAATTGTATCTGACTATCCTTCATCTTTTGATATATGGATGACCAGGATCTTTTTGCATAGATGATAGGTATCCCCCGATTGCCGGCAAATTTCTTTATCTTATAAGCCAGGTTATGATTAACAAAATCATACAGGAGAATAATAAAATCGGCCTTTTCTGGAATTCTCCCACGGATCTTTTGCCCATTCCTACCAGTTAAATGCTGAATATCTGTTATCCCCAGTTTGTCAAGCTCTCTTGGGATACTTCCCAGATGATCACCCCCTACAATTATTACTGACATTTTACATCTCATTTCATGAGTGTCCCATTAGACCAATTTTAGACAATTGTTCATTCATCAAACTTTTAATAAAAGATTTTCTATTTCCCTTGAATTTGAAAAGTTCTCTTGCTCAAACTTAAATGCTTTTTCATTAAAAATAGCCAAACAAGCACATACCACATTAAAATCATAAAGTATGCCTCTGTTGTGTGAAATTTCATTTAACGCCTTATCTAAAGGAAAGGGATGCCTATAAGGTCGGGGTGAAGTCATAGCATCAATAACGTCGGCCACACTGAGAATTTTTGCTTCCAGGTGAATATCTTTACCTGACAGACCAAAAGGATACCCGGAGCCGTTAACCCTTTCATGGTGTTGAAGCACAATTTGGGCAACCGACCAGGGAAATTCTATTTCCTTCAATATATCATAACCTACCTGTGTGTGGTTCCTGATAACACTCAATTCAGCCTTAGTAAGCTGGACAGACTTATTGAGAATTTCTTCAGGTATGGATATTTTCCCTATATCATGGAGCAATGCAGCCAAACGAACCCCGGCAATCCTATCTTTTGAAAGAGACATCTCTTCCGCTATACAACAAGCCAGGTGGGCTACCCGTTTCTGGTGGCCTGCTGAATAAGGATCCCTCGACTCAACTGTTAGCGCCAAAGTCTGAATAATACCTCTTAAAGACTTCTGCAGTTTCTCAATACTTTGTTTCGATTCATTCTCCTGCCGTTTCCGGGCATCGATTTCTCCCATTAATTCTTCATTCAACTCCATAAGCCTCGATGAATGCTCAATCATTCTTTTCTCTAAAGATTCGTTCAGCACGAGTAACCCCTCTTCGGCCTGTTTACGAGCAGTAATATCCCTGGCTATCCCCATAACTCCAATAAGCTTCCCTTTTTCATCCCTCAACGGAAAATTTCTATACTCACATAATATCTTTGTATTCTTAAAACAGAGTTCATATTGAGGACTCTCGCCTTTTAATGTACTCGTAAAGGCATCCATCGCTTTTTTTAAGTTATCTTCGTCGAAAAGGGTTGCGAATGGTTTTCCGTAAAATTCCTCTGGTCTATGACCCGTAAACTTTTCAAATATTTTATTTACAAATAAAACATTTCCCTCTGTATCATAAATGTAGGTAAGGTCTGTCACCCCGGAAAATAACAATCTCATCAGCTCATTTTCCATCAATTTATAAACAATCTTTGGCATTTCCACTTTGGCAATCCTCCATCTCCATAGTAAAATTTAACGGCATCTTCAAGCATCTTTATTTCAGTTTTTGTTGAAAATTAAAATATGCTTGCCATTTTGTTATACGAAGGAAAACGACCCATCCAATAACCAACGACAACAACGGGATTACTTTGCTCAATCCATTGTACATATTTGTGCCAATGTGATCGCTTTTGTGGCAACAATGGACATCGTCATAATTTTCCCTTTTGCGAACTTACAAGAGTACTACCGCTGCCACAGAAATCAAGATGCTGATTATCAGAAAGGTAAAAAAAATATTCACCCTTTGCCCTCCTTTTTTAAAAACTTTTCTTATAAAATATGCTATATCAAAATGTATGCCAAAGGCTGTGGGAAATAATTTTATTGCTTTTTAGCAATGAGGACTCTTCGTTCTCCAGTTTGCATGCAAAAACTTTTTTACAGATCCGAAAGACCATGACATTGAAATTTCCAGGTATGAACTTATTATTTGCTGTTAATAAAAACTGATGCAGAAAGGCAGGGAGGGTTTTAAATAACTATTTTAATGCTATTGATTTTTTCTACGAGAAGAAAAAAGTTATGATCAAGTCACTATGAATTCATTCAGACCACATTAAAAAAGTGTGTCATGACACACAAGTGTGACGTCACACTTGTGTGTCATGACACATAATAAAGAAGAAATTTGTGGTTAAATTTGTTTTGGAATGCGATTGCGCCGCACGAGGGAAGTTCTCGTATCATTTATCTTGTATCCTTATCTTGTACTCTTTCATTTTTCGATAGATAGTACGTCGGCTCATGCCCAACAGCCGGGCAGCCCTGGCCTTGTTCCATGCAGATCGTTCCAGTGCCCGAAGGATAACCTTTGATTCGTCAGGTATTACATCTTTGGGATGAGATTTAGTTCCAATTACGTCTTTAAAAGCAAGTGGCAGATGATCTACAGTAATTATGTTTTGATGGCAGAGGATAAATGCATGTTCCAGGGTATGTTCCAGTTCCCGAACATTACCTGGCCATGAATAATTCATAAATATTTTTTGGACATCAGCAGATATTGCGGCAATATCCTTATCTAGCTTTTTATTAAACTTTTTAAAAAAGTGTTTTACCAGTTGCGGTAAATCTTCCAGCCTGTCCCTTAACGGTGGTAGATTCATTTCCACTACTTTAAGCCGATAATACAGATCTTCCCGAAACTCACCGCGCCTGACTTTTTCCCGAATATTCTGGTTCGTAGCGGCAACAACTCTGACATCCACTTTGATGGGATTCGAGTCTCCGACACGCTCAAATTCTTTTTCCTGTAATACCCTCAACAGCTGGAGTTGTATCCTGGGAGATATATCACCAATTTCATCCAAAAATATGGTTCCACCATCTGCCTTCTGAAATCTGCCAGCCCTATTCTGAGAAGCACCAGTAAAGGCACCCTTAACATGGCCAAAGAGTTCGCTTTCAAGTAAATTCTCTGACAAAGCTGAGCAGTTTACTTTGACCAGTGGTTTGTGGTTGCGTTCTCCGGTGTAATGGAGCGCCTCAGCTACCAGCTCTTTACCTGTCCCACTTTCTCCCGTTATTAGGACTGTAGTCTGAACATCGGCAAGGTCTTCTATCAAAGAGTAAATCGCCTGCATCTTCTTACTTTTTCCTATAATATTGTAGAATTTCCTGCGTTCTCTCATATCCCTTTCCAGATCAACCAGATGAGTATCGTCTCTTACCACTAAAACTGCCCCGGAAAAGATGCCTTTATTATCCAAAAGTGGGTAGGTAGCAATGCTTACAACCTGCTGTGGATGAGAGTTGTGCTTGCATTCGAGATTACAAATTTCAATGGGTTGCTTTGTCCTGATGGTTTCTTTAAGGGCATCGAGACACTTCTCATCACAATGTCTCTGAAGCAAACTCATTGATTTCCCAATAGAGACACGAGATAAGTCACAAATATTTTTGGCTGCTTCATTTAATTCGACTACTAACAAATCCTTATCAACGGTAATAATTGCATCCTTTACACTTCTGAATATTGCCTCAAGGTTTTTTCGATATTTCTCCTTTTCATCTGCCAGCATTTTATGCTGTAATGCTACCTTTGTAACACGCAATAAGGTATCTTGAAGCACGGGTTTAGGAATATAATCGAAGGCACCCACCCGGAGTGCATCCGAAGCAGTCTCAATATCAGGAGCACCGGTAATCATGACAACCGGACAAGAGAGATTTTTTTCCTTAATATATCTCAGGATATCAATGCCACTTTTATCGTCTAAAATAATGTCTGCAAATATCAAATCAAAATCAGATTCATCAATCATTTCCAAGGCCTCGTTATAGTCCCTGGCAGTTGTCACCCCATATCCCTCATCTAAAAGGAAGCTTTCAAAGGTAAATCTGATATTCTCTTCATCATCGATTACAAGAATTCTTGCCTTCATCCTTTCCTCCTACGGTAATAAATTAGGCTTTTGGCAACTTTTCGACACCAGTGTAGTGACAAGGCCTGCCTTGCCATTACAATTTCGTGGTTATTTTCAAGTCCCTGGCATTAAATGTTATTCTTTACTCAGCTCAGAATAATTCCAATGATATTCTATAATACTAGCAAGAATCACGCCAAAAGGATTGAATAAACCAACAACAATATCTTGTTGCCATTTTGAAGGCATAAAGGTAACGAAAAATGTGAACATTTTTTAAATTCTATCAAAGTCAGGTATTGTGGGTAGGATAACTACAGCTTTGGTAAACTCTCCTTCAGCAGAATCAATCAAAAGCTTACCACCATACTTACTGATAACGCCGTGGCTGATGCTCAAACCTAGCCCGGTCCCTTTACCCCGTGGCTTCGTGGTAAAAAATGGATTCATCACCTTATCCAAAATGTTGGTTGGTATACCGGTACCCTGATCGTAAAAGGTAACCTTTACTGCCGGGGAATTATTCAGTGTTACTTCTTCACCTTGGATCTCAAGAATTTTCCTGTCATGTTTTCCCGGGTATTTACAATTCAAGGCATACCGCGCGTTACTTATGATATTTAAAAAGACCTGCTGGATCTGCTGAGGATGTACAATTATCCTGGGTAGTTCTTTTGGAATATCCACAATTAACTGAATACTATCCTTTCGTAACTGCGCATCTACAAGAACTAACGTATCAGACAATATTTCACGTACATGGACAGCACTCCTTTGCTCTTTCCTGTCACTGGGCCTGGCAAAATGGAGAAGGCTCTTTACTATATTGGCTATGCGGTGCCCTTCTTTTACAATCCGATGAGCAACGTCATTTTCTCTGCTCCCCTTATGACTTTTATTGACCAGTATCTGGGCACAGTTGATGATACCCGTTATGGGATTGTTGATTTCATGGGCCACACCCGCGGCCAGTTCACCTAATGATACCAGATGTCGTAAGCGTATTGCTTCCATCTGCAATGCCACCTTTTCGGTAATATCCCAGAAAATACCTAATATGCCAATTATTTCGCCCCTTTCATCTCTTATTGGAGTTTTAACCATATGTATGGTCAACTCACGTCCATCCTTTGTATATTTTTCTTCGATGTCCTCCGTTTGTCCTAACCTCATAATTCTCCTATCATCTGCAATA
The genomic region above belongs to Candidatus Brocadia sp. and contains:
- a CDS encoding DUF2325 domain-containing protein is translated as MSVIIVGGDHLGSIPRELDKLGITDIQHLTGRNGQKIRGRIPEKADFIILLYDFVNHNLAYKIKKFAGNRGIPIIYAKRSWSSIYQKMKDSQIQFF
- a CDS encoding HD domain-containing protein — its product is MEMPKIVYKLMENELMRLLFSGVTDLTYIYDTEGNVLFVNKIFEKFTGHRPEEFYGKPFATLFDEDNLKKAMDAFTSTLKGESPQYELCFKNTKILCEYRNFPLRDEKGKLIGVMGIARDITARKQAEEGLLVLNESLEKRMIEHSSRLMELNEELMGEIDARKRQENESKQSIEKLQKSLRGIIQTLALTVESRDPYSAGHQKRVAHLACCIAEEMSLSKDRIAGVRLAALLHDIGKISIPEEILNKSVQLTKAELSVIRNHTQVGYDILKEIEFPWSVAQIVLQHHERVNGSGYPFGLSGKDIHLEAKILSVADVIDAMTSPRPYRHPFPLDKALNEISHNRGILYDFNVVCACLAIFNEKAFKFEQENFSNSREIENLLLKV
- a CDS encoding radical SAM protein translates to MKRLVLINPHPIGNVGEENVSVLNQMPVNLGYLKVITPKHWQVDIIDETQELAIDENTGEITFGGADLVGITSVSYQAHRAYQIATACKKRGIPVIMGGIHATSYPEEAAKYVDCVVTREAVTTWEKIIGDFEKGRLQKRYDGVLTPMELYQGLRPDRKYLKDKYKYRYSGIITTAGCPFSCEFCSVPQFQGRKYRERPIEDVLDEFESIKGQYRGLILTDENFYGHSKKSNERVRDLFKGMVERGIYQNWFGFTSLNIYKDDETLEYMMKSGCVGVLIGIESINEEALKTMNKNVNLRISIENYFEAIANIRKHGLAVWGTMVFGNDADTPETFKQVADFVLDSHVDIMTCGILCPFINTPLYHRLNGEGRLFRTNFPEDWKYYTSHHLTYILKNMSLQELIDGFQYLYDRIYATEVLRQRFQNAKEILKDNMNAAMFAFRVNLDWQSVYQHLIQNLKELQTSGFYEEALKRYNQSKRAGKKADLTPIEVSP
- a CDS encoding beta-ketoacyl-[acyl-carrier-protein] synthase family protein, which translates into the protein MAKVVITGLGLVTPVGTGVKQSWESFIQGRNGANEMKSFDTSKYKVHRSCEVKDFHLDVALENQIKENTIHKYVYYAAREALQESGLLHDKKSDRERFGIAIGTLAAELTPFERLLRLDTSKKDNGFDKTVAAVYPPNSITNVLAHYFDFEGPAMISLNACSSGNHAIAWAYDLLVDNKVDVVMVGGGDMIPQTEFTHFHNLKALAPDRCQPFDKNRQGLMIGEGAGILIMERYEFAKKRGATIIAEMAGYGLSCDGFHMTAPHPEGDGAVKCMSDALKMARLSPAQIGYINAHGTGTPHNDKTETIAIKRVFNEGAYKIPCSSTKSMIGHLMGAASAVESVVCCLVLRHGIVPPTINYETPDPECDLDYAPNAARELKVDHVLNNSFAFGGNNATTIFSRMS
- a CDS encoding response regulator: MKARILVIDDEENIRFTFESFLLDEGYGVTTARDYNEALEMIDESDFDLIFADIILDDKSGIDILRYIKEKNLSCPVVMITGAPDIETASDALRVGAFDYIPKPVLQDTLLRVTKVALQHKMLADEKEKYRKNLEAIFRSVKDAIITVDKDLLVVELNEAAKNICDLSRVSIGKSMSLLQRHCDEKCLDALKETIRTKQPIEICNLECKHNSHPQQVVSIATYPLLDNKGIFSGAVLVVRDDTHLVDLERDMRERRKFYNIIGKSKKMQAIYSLIEDLADVQTTVLITGESGTGKELVAEALHYTGERNHKPLVKVNCSALSENLLESELFGHVKGAFTGASQNRAGRFQKADGGTIFLDEIGDISPRIQLQLLRVLQEKEFERVGDSNPIKVDVRVVAATNQNIREKVRRGEFREDLYYRLKVVEMNLPPLRDRLEDLPQLVKHFFKKFNKKLDKDIAAISADVQKIFMNYSWPGNVRELEHTLEHAFILCHQNIITVDHLPLAFKDVIGTKSHPKDVIPDESKVILRALERSAWNKARAARLLGMSRRTIYRKMKEYKIRIQDK
- the acpS gene encoding holo-[acyl-carrier-protein] synthase; the encoded protein is MYVGIDIIEIRRIEKLFSANEDFLKRIYTEKEVEYCKQKKNKYQHFAARFASKEAMFKALGTGWVGKMKWTDIELLNDEMGRPYLNLYGSVKELADKKRINTIAVSLSHCQDYAIAQVLLVPKAMPEVLSGD